One Ignavibacteria bacterium genomic window, GGATCACCGCTCCGAACGTACCAAAGAGCATGATCGTAGATGGCACCGGAATAAAGTATGGCAACGTAGCATCAACACCGTGAGCGCGGGCAGCGAAATAGTGACCGAACTCATGCGCTCCAAGGAACGTCATCACCAACGTTGCATACGTTAGACCGAACGCCCAATTCTCAATGACGAAGGGGTCCTTCATCATCCACTGGGCGCCCGCCATCATACACGTGACGAATGTTGCAACGAAGAGCAACGTGTGGATGATGATCTGTCGGAGTCCTATGCGAGATCCCAACGGCGCAGGTTCGCCATCAATGCGTGTGTAGCCCAAGGATCACTCTCCGGAAGCGGAATCGGCCGCAACGATTTTCTCCGGCCGCATCTGCGGGAAGAAGAGTACGTCGCGAATGGAATCGTTGTCCGTGAGCAGCATCACCAAACGGTCGACTCCCACGCCCAAACCCGCCGTTGGTGGAAGACCTACCTCGATCGAGTGCAGGAAGTCTTCGTCAACCACCATGGCCTCATCATCTCCATCAGCACGGATCTGGGCCTGCTCTTCAAGCCGCGCACGTTGATCAAGCGGATCATTGAGCTCTGAGAAGGCATTTGCTACTTCCTTACCCATGACGAATAGTTCGAAGCGTTCAACAAGCCCCTTCTCTGTTCTATGGGCTTTTGCAAGAGGGCTCATCTCTACTGGGTAGTCCATAACGAACGTAGGTTGGATGAGATGGGGCTGAACTAGGACGCTGAAGATCTCATCGAGGATCTTCATGGCACTTGCAGCAGGGTCCACATCAACCTTGAGGCTGCGGGCTGCTGCCAGCAGCTCATTGCGGCTGAGTCCGCGAAGATCCATACCGGTATGCTGGTCGAAGAGATCGAACATGCGTGCGCGAGCGAATGGAGCAGCGAACGACAGAGTAGTTCCCTGATACACCACCGTCTCGGAACCGCAGGTTTCCGTCACGATCGTATTGATCATTTGTTCGGTCATCTCCATCATCCACACATAATCCTTATAGGCCACATAGATCTCCATGGCCGTGTATTCTGGATTGTGCGTCCTGTCCATGCCTTCGTTGCGGAAGTTCTTGGAGATCTCATACACACCTTCAAAGCCCCCTACGATGAGTCTCTTGAGATAGAGCTCATCAGCGATCCGGAGATAGAGTTCAACGTCCAATGCGTTGTGATGGGTGACGAACGGACGTGCTGTTGCTCCGCCGTAGATAGGCTGCAGGATAGGTGTCTCTACTTCGAGCCATCCACGCTCATCAAAGAAGCGACGCATGGTGGAGATGATGCGGGCACGCTTAACAAAGGTGTCCTTGATCTGCGGATTGGCAATGAGATCGAGATACCGTCTGCGATACCGTTGCTCCTTGTCGGCAATAGCATCATAACGCGTAACAGTGCCGTCCTCAGCTACTTCTTCCTTCCCTACCGGAATGGGTGTAACACTCTTTGTCAGGAGTGTGAGGGTACGAGCATGAACGCTGATCTCTCCCATGCGTGTGCGGAAGACATAGCCCTCAACACCGATGATGTCTCCGATATCAAAGAGACGAAGATGATCATACACGTCACCGAGGTCGTCCTTCTTGAGGTAGATCTGAATCCGTCCCGTTACATCTTGGATATGGCAGAACGTTGCCTTGCCCATCTTTCGCATCGCCATGATACGTCCTGCCACAG contains:
- the lysS gene encoding lysine--tRNA ligase yields the protein MSTVHRNDQELRRIEELHELRAMGVEPFPASFDRTHHAQQILSAFSDERPDEMSAISVAGRIMAMRKMGKATFCHIQDVTGRIQIYLKKDDLGDVYDHLRLFDIGDIIGVEGYVFRTRMGEISVHARTLTLLTKSVTPIPVGKEEVAEDGTVTRYDAIADKEQRYRRRYLDLIANPQIKDTFVKRARIISTMRRFFDERGWLEVETPILQPIYGGATARPFVTHHNALDVELYLRIADELYLKRLIVGGFEGVYEISKNFRNEGMDRTHNPEYTAMEIYVAYKDYVWMMEMTEQMINTIVTETCGSETVVYQGTTLSFAAPFARARMFDLFDQHTGMDLRGLSRNELLAAARSLKVDVDPAASAMKILDEIFSVLVQPHLIQPTFVMDYPVEMSPLAKAHRTEKGLVERFELFVMGKEVANAFSELNDPLDQRARLEEQAQIRADGDDEAMVVDEDFLHSIEVGLPPTAGLGVGVDRLVMLLTDNDSIRDVLFFPQMRPEKIVAADSASGE